Proteins encoded within one genomic window of Companilactobacillus zhachilii:
- the rnpM gene encoding RNase P modulator RnpM, which translates to MATRKIPMRKDILTNKMYPKREMVRIVKDKEGNISIDPTGKKPGRGAYVGLDPEAVKDAKSKKSLEKVFSHAVPENFYDELFDFVDHQKARMDLFGDLGKKH; encoded by the coding sequence TTGGCAACTCGTAAGATACCAATGCGTAAAGATATTTTGACAAACAAGATGTATCCAAAAAGAGAAATGGTAAGAATTGTCAAAGATAAAGAAGGCAACATTTCAATAGATCCTACCGGAAAGAAGCCTGGTCGCGGTGCTTATGTTGGTCTGGATCCTGAAGCCGTTAAAGATGCAAAATCAAAAAAATCTTTAGAAAAAGTTTTCTCACATGCAGTACCTGAAAACTTCTATGATGAATTATTCGACTTTGTCGATCATCAAAAAGCTAGAATGGATCTTTTTGGAGATCTAGGGAAGAAACATTAA
- the infB gene encoding translation initiation factor IF-2, which yields MVKKRIYTIAKENSVENQVVLDAANKLGIDVKNHMSSVDEGAEKKIVSNLKGGKPAAKPAAKPAPARNSQSKPAQSKPAQANDKHEGSNHNSGDHKTKIKITAVRRDANKGKGHFDHRNNNHTSNSNRPNSNNNNHRNGNTTANSNNRSDNRNTQSRDNRNNENRSNDNRNNNNRNNNNNRNNNNRNSQSRDNRNRNNNNRRDRSTTQSQAPRPRQSAGNKYLEQFKTNIADASKIPSHPTRNNNNRPNNRNNNSDNAHKNNHRPNSNNGENQSRFNRNNNNNHNNNNRSNNNNNQNRRPNNNNVAAKAKETPKSTVAHTDIPKPEYKKQKPTNNNRDFGHKQNLANPFGSRKKKKERKRQQRQRTEPKKPMPQRKERPLPETLVYTVGMNAQDIGKLIHREPAEIVKKLFMLGIMINQNKSLDKDTIELLAEDYGIKAQEKVQEDVADIDKYFDAEAKNSDNLVTRPPVVTIMGHVDHGKTTLLDHLRHTHVTAGEAGGITQHIGAYQVRLKDRLITFLDTPGHAAFTNMRARGADITDIVILVVAADDGVMPQTVEAINHAKAANDPIIVAINKIDKPGANPQHVTEELMKYDLVPESYGGDTIFVNISAKMGTNIDELLEMVLLESDVLELKANPDQKAIGTVIEAKLDKGRGPVATLLVQQGTLHVGDPIVVGNTFGRVRTMTNYNGKDIEAAKPSEPVEVTGLNDVPESADKFVVFADEKTARAAGEERASRALQKERQNTNPVTLDNLFETMKEGELKQVDVIIKADVQGSAEAIAGSLKKIEVKGVRVNIIHSAVGAITESDVNLAAASNAIIIGFNVRPTAQAKVQAKDESVDIRLHRVIYKAIDEIEAAMKGMLEPVYEEKVTGNLTVRETYNVSKIGTIAGCYVDSGKIQRDSGVRLVRDGVVIYEGKLASLKRFKDDVKEVGSGFECGVTIENYNDIKIGDEIEAYVMEEVPVK from the coding sequence ATGGTCAAAAAAAGAATTTATACTATTGCAAAAGAAAATAGTGTTGAGAATCAAGTAGTATTAGATGCCGCTAACAAATTGGGCATTGACGTTAAAAACCATATGTCATCAGTAGATGAAGGCGCAGAAAAGAAGATTGTAAGTAACTTAAAGGGTGGTAAACCTGCCGCAAAACCAGCAGCTAAGCCAGCTCCTGCACGTAATTCACAATCAAAGCCTGCACAGTCAAAACCTGCACAAGCTAATGACAAACACGAAGGTAGTAATCACAACTCAGGTGATCACAAGACTAAGATCAAGATTACTGCTGTAAGAAGAGATGCTAATAAGGGTAAGGGTCACTTTGACCATCGCAACAACAATCACACATCCAACAGTAATCGTCCAAACAGCAATAATAACAACCATCGTAATGGCAACACTACTGCTAATAGTAACAACAGAAGTGACAACCGCAATACACAATCACGTGATAACCGTAATAACGAAAATCGTTCAAACGATAATCGCAACAATAACAACCGTAACAACAATAATAATCGCAATAACAACAATCGTAATTCACAATCACGTGATAATCGTAACCGTAACAACAATAACAGACGTGATCGTTCTACTACACAATCACAAGCACCACGTCCAAGACAAAGTGCTGGTAACAAGTATCTAGAACAATTTAAGACAAATATTGCTGATGCAAGTAAGATTCCTAGTCATCCAACTAGAAATAACAATAATCGTCCTAATAATCGCAATAACAATAGCGATAATGCTCATAAGAACAATCACCGTCCTAATAGCAACAATGGAGAAAACCAAAGTCGCTTTAACAGAAATAACAATAACAACCATAACAACAATAACCGTAGCAATAATAACAATAACCAAAACAGAAGACCTAATAATAACAATGTAGCTGCTAAGGCTAAAGAAACACCTAAGTCAACTGTTGCACATACAGATATTCCAAAGCCAGAATATAAGAAACAAAAACCAACTAATAACAATCGTGACTTTGGTCACAAGCAAAATCTTGCTAACCCATTTGGTAGTCGTAAGAAGAAGAAGGAACGCAAGCGTCAACAACGTCAACGTACCGAACCTAAGAAGCCAATGCCACAAAGAAAGGAACGTCCATTACCAGAAACACTTGTTTATACAGTGGGTATGAACGCTCAAGATATTGGTAAGTTGATCCATAGAGAACCAGCTGAAATCGTTAAGAAACTATTTATGCTTGGTATTATGATCAACCAAAACAAGTCATTAGATAAAGATACTATTGAATTGTTGGCTGAAGATTACGGTATTAAGGCACAAGAAAAAGTCCAAGAAGATGTTGCTGATATCGACAAGTACTTTGATGCTGAAGCTAAAAATTCTGATAATCTTGTTACACGTCCACCAGTTGTTACAATCATGGGTCACGTTGATCATGGTAAGACAACCTTGCTTGATCATTTGAGACATACACACGTTACTGCTGGTGAAGCTGGTGGTATCACACAACATATTGGTGCTTATCAAGTACGTCTAAAGGATAGATTAATTACCTTCTTGGATACTCCAGGACATGCTGCCTTTACAAATATGCGTGCTCGTGGTGCTGATATTACTGATATCGTTATCCTTGTTGTTGCAGCTGATGATGGTGTTATGCCACAGACAGTTGAAGCTATTAACCATGCTAAGGCCGCTAATGACCCTATCATTGTAGCTATCAACAAGATCGATAAGCCAGGTGCCAACCCACAACACGTTACTGAAGAACTTATGAAGTATGACCTTGTTCCTGAAAGTTATGGTGGGGATACAATCTTTGTTAATATTTCTGCCAAAATGGGAACAAACATCGATGAATTACTAGAAATGGTTCTACTTGAATCTGATGTTTTGGAATTGAAAGCTAACCCAGACCAAAAAGCTATCGGTACTGTTATCGAAGCTAAGTTGGATAAGGGCCGTGGACCAGTGGCAACTCTATTGGTACAACAAGGTACATTACATGTTGGTGATCCAATCGTTGTTGGTAATACTTTCGGTCGTGTCAGAACAATGACTAACTATAATGGTAAAGATATCGAAGCTGCTAAGCCTTCTGAACCAGTCGAGGTTACAGGTTTGAATGATGTTCCAGAATCAGCTGATAAGTTTGTTGTCTTTGCAGATGAAAAGACAGCTCGTGCAGCCGGTGAGGAACGTGCTAGTCGTGCTCTTCAAAAGGAACGTCAAAACACTAACCCTGTAACACTTGATAACTTATTCGAAACAATGAAAGAAGGAGAACTTAAACAAGTCGACGTTATTATTAAGGCCGATGTTCAAGGTTCTGCTGAAGCCATTGCCGGAAGTTTGAAGAAGATTGAAGTTAAGGGTGTACGTGTCAATATTATCCATTCTGCCGTTGGTGCTATTACTGAAAGTGATGTTAACCTTGCTGCTGCAAGTAACGCTATCATCATTGGATTTAATGTTCGTCCAACTGCTCAAGCTAAAGTACAAGCTAAGGATGAAAGTGTTGATATTCGTCTACACAGAGTTATCTACAAGGCTATCGATGAAATCGAAGCAGCCATGAAGGGTATGCTCGAACCTGTCTATGAAGAAAAAGTTACTGGTAACCTTACAGTCCGTGAAACATACAATGTTTCTAAGATTGGTACAATTGCCGGTTGTTACGTAGATAGTGGTAAGATCCAACGTGATAGTGGTGTAAGACTTGTCAGAGATGGCGTTGTCATTTATGAAGGTAAGCTTGCTTCACTTAAACGTTTCAAGGACGACGTCAAAGAAGTTGGTTCAGGATTCGAATGTGGTGTCACAATCGAAAACTACAACGATATTAAGATTGGCGACGAAATTGAAGCTTACGTAATGGAAGAAGTTCCTGTAAAATAA
- the rbfA gene encoding 30S ribosome-binding factor RbfA codes for MVKHRIGRVEQEVQKEVNDILLKRVRDPRVQGVTVTGVEMTGDLQDATIYYSILSEKASDVEKTQAGLDKAKGLIRRELGQKLTLYKVPELEFKQDQSVRYGEKIDKLIAKLHQDEANR; via the coding sequence ATGGTTAAACATCGTATTGGTCGTGTAGAACAAGAAGTTCAAAAAGAAGTTAATGATATTCTTTTAAAACGTGTTCGTGATCCACGAGTTCAAGGCGTTACAGTGACAGGTGTTGAAATGACAGGTGATTTGCAAGATGCAACTATCTATTACAGCATTTTGTCTGAAAAAGCTAGTGACGTTGAAAAGACTCAAGCTGGCTTGGATAAAGCTAAAGGCTTGATCAGACGTGAGCTTGGTCAAAAGTTAACTTTGTACAAAGTTCCTGAATTGGAATTCAAACAAGATCAATCAGTTCGCTATGGTGAAAAGATTGATAAGTTAATTGCTAAGTTACATCAAGACGAAGCTAATCGTTAA
- a CDS encoding PolC-type DNA polymerase III: MSDTKQLFEILVKQIKLESLLESQDSFAEGKLNKLEVHKNSKRWTFFFEFKDVLPFNEFLTFVKALKASFDGIAQVNFEITTTNAELREKDIKDYWNYVLNDCGVNSPMVISRISQAAPYMQDGHVFFDVSNDFMADVIDGSLLNGLQAEYTSLGFPDFKIRTNIDENKSQEKEAAIKAANAEKAKKFQAKAKEVSEKKAAKPAANVSKVGRKIPDDQEITQMVDIIEEDRGKVVEGYVFDIDVRKLKSGRSLLILKVTDYTSSFSIKKFSNGDEDEAFFNSLDKGAWIRVRGSVQEDNFSRELVIMAQDINVIKHQSRQDTAEEGNKRIELHAHTNMSQMDAIPSATALIKRASDWGQTGIAITDHRALQAFPEAYSAGKKFGVKIAYGVEVDLVDEGNPIAYNLRDQKLVGSEYVIFDTETTGLSAVYDSIIEIGATKMKDGEVIDRFDKFINPGHPLSEITTNLTSITTDMVKDAPDETVIVGEFMDFIGDDILVGHNVTFDMGFMNAALTRMGRPRLAMPVIDTLEMSRTLHSEYRNHKLDSLAKRYNIVLEHHHRADSDAETTGYLMYKLFEELEDKFDTTNVEQLNDHIGGEEAYKQARPTHAILLAKTQAGLKNMFKIVSYSMTQYYYRTARVPRRLLNKYREGIIVGSACENGEVFTSMMQKGYDDTRELAEYYDYLEVMPRSLYQHLIDIKIIQDEDALKEILKNIVKLGKELNKPVVATGDVHYLDEHDKVYRDIVIKAVKSNALARRPELPDVHFRTTNEMFDEFDYMDQATEQEIIVDNPKKIMDSIDEISPVKDKLYTPKMEGAEDEIHKLTMDKAHELYGDPLPELVQKRMDRELKSIIGNGFSVIYLIAQRLVYKSNKDGYLVGSRGSVGSSFVATMTGITEVNPLPPHYRCPKCQYSEFFTKGEVGSGYDLPDKKCPKCGADLEKDGQDIPFETFLGFKGDKVPDIDLNFSGDYQPVAHNYTKVLFGEDHVFRAGTIGTIADRTAFGYVKNYEELTGQNLRNAEKERLAAGSTGVKRTTGQHPAGIIVVPDYMDIFDFTPIQYPADDQTALWKTTHFDFHSIHDNILKLDILGHDDPTMIRMLQDLSGIDPKTLPVKDPGVMELFRSTDSLGVKPEQIFSKTGTLGVPEFGTRFVRGMLEKTHPTTFAELLQISGLSHGTDVWLGNAEELIDKGIVTLKDVIGCRDNIMMDLIHYGMDSQMAFQIMEHVRKGRGIPDDWKQAMKDADVPDWYIDSCLKIKYMFPRAHATAYIIMALRIAYFKVHYPLYYYSAYFTVRADDFDLVAMTTGKDAVKASMKAINDKGMDASTKEKNLLTVLELANECLERGFKIKMVDIEKSDAFEFKIIDDKTLLAPFNAIPGLGDNVAKQIIAAREEQPFLSKQDLGTRGKVSKTVIEYMTENHVLDGMPDENQLSLF; the protein is encoded by the coding sequence ATGTCAGATACAAAACAACTTTTTGAAATACTTGTTAAGCAAATTAAATTAGAGAGTTTGTTAGAATCGCAAGATTCGTTTGCCGAAGGTAAATTAAATAAGTTGGAAGTTCATAAAAATAGTAAGCGTTGGACTTTTTTCTTCGAGTTCAAAGATGTTTTACCATTTAATGAATTTTTGACTTTTGTTAAAGCACTAAAGGCTAGTTTTGATGGAATTGCTCAAGTTAATTTTGAGATAACTACCACCAATGCTGAATTAAGAGAAAAAGATATTAAAGATTATTGGAATTATGTATTAAATGACTGTGGTGTTAATTCACCGATGGTTATTAGTCGAATTAGTCAAGCGGCACCTTACATGCAAGATGGTCATGTTTTCTTTGATGTTTCTAATGATTTCATGGCTGATGTAATTGACGGCAGTTTGTTGAACGGCCTCCAAGCTGAATATACTAGTCTCGGTTTTCCGGATTTTAAGATTAGAACTAATATTGATGAAAATAAATCTCAAGAAAAAGAGGCGGCAATTAAAGCTGCTAATGCTGAAAAAGCTAAGAAATTCCAAGCTAAAGCTAAGGAAGTCAGCGAAAAGAAGGCGGCTAAGCCAGCTGCCAATGTTTCAAAAGTTGGTCGCAAGATTCCCGATGATCAAGAAATCACCCAAATGGTTGATATTATTGAAGAAGATCGTGGCAAAGTTGTTGAAGGATATGTCTTTGACATTGATGTCCGTAAGTTAAAATCAGGACGTTCACTTTTGATTTTGAAAGTAACTGATTACACATCTTCATTCAGTATTAAGAAATTTTCTAATGGTGATGAAGATGAAGCCTTCTTTAATTCATTGGATAAAGGTGCTTGGATCAGAGTTCGTGGTAGTGTTCAAGAAGATAACTTTTCACGTGAATTGGTTATCATGGCGCAAGATATTAATGTTATTAAACATCAATCTCGTCAAGATACTGCTGAAGAGGGTAATAAGCGGATTGAATTACATGCACATACGAATATGAGTCAAATGGATGCTATTCCTAGTGCAACAGCTTTGATCAAACGGGCTAGTGATTGGGGTCAAACAGGCATTGCGATAACCGATCATCGTGCCTTACAAGCCTTCCCAGAAGCTTATAGTGCAGGTAAAAAGTTTGGTGTCAAAATTGCTTATGGTGTCGAAGTAGACTTGGTCGATGAAGGTAATCCAATTGCTTATAATTTACGTGATCAAAAATTAGTCGGTTCCGAGTATGTCATTTTTGATACGGAAACTACCGGTTTATCGGCAGTTTATGATTCCATCATTGAAATTGGTGCTACGAAGATGAAAGATGGTGAAGTGATTGATCGATTCGATAAGTTCATCAATCCAGGTCATCCATTGTCAGAGATCACGACTAATTTAACAAGTATTACGACGGATATGGTGAAGGATGCGCCTGATGAGACCGTCATCGTGGGTGAATTCATGGACTTTATCGGTGATGATATCTTAGTTGGACACAACGTCACCTTTGATATGGGATTCATGAATGCAGCATTAACGCGGATGGGACGTCCAAGATTAGCAATGCCTGTGATCGATACTTTGGAAATGTCACGAACATTGCATTCGGAATATCGAAATCACAAATTGGATTCCTTAGCCAAACGTTACAATATTGTTTTGGAACATCACCATAGAGCGGATTCTGATGCGGAAACAACTGGTTATTTGATGTATAAGTTGTTTGAAGAATTGGAAGACAAATTCGATACGACGAATGTTGAACAATTGAATGATCATATTGGTGGAGAAGAAGCATATAAGCAAGCTCGACCAACACATGCCATCTTGTTAGCCAAAACGCAAGCTGGTTTGAAAAATATGTTTAAAATTGTTTCGTATTCAATGACACAATATTACTATCGGACAGCTCGAGTTCCTCGTCGTTTATTGAATAAATATCGTGAAGGTATTATTGTCGGTTCGGCTTGTGAAAATGGTGAAGTTTTCACTAGCATGATGCAAAAAGGTTATGACGATACTCGTGAATTAGCTGAGTATTATGACTACTTGGAAGTTATGCCACGTTCTTTATATCAACATTTAATTGACATCAAGATTATTCAAGATGAAGATGCTTTGAAGGAAATTCTGAAAAATATCGTTAAACTTGGAAAAGAATTGAATAAACCGGTTGTTGCTACTGGTGATGTTCATTATTTGGATGAGCATGATAAAGTTTATCGAGATATTGTTATCAAGGCAGTTAAGAGTAATGCTTTAGCTCGTCGTCCTGAATTGCCTGATGTGCATTTTAGAACAACGAACGAAATGTTTGATGAGTTTGACTATATGGATCAAGCTACTGAACAAGAAATTATTGTTGATAATCCGAAGAAGATCATGGATTCAATTGATGAAATTTCACCGGTTAAGGATAAGTTGTACACTCCTAAAATGGAGGGTGCCGAAGATGAAATTCATAAGTTAACGATGGATAAGGCTCACGAATTATATGGTGATCCATTACCAGAGTTAGTTCAGAAACGAATGGACCGTGAGTTGAAGAGTATTATTGGTAACGGATTCTCAGTTATTTACTTGATTGCTCAGCGACTTGTTTACAAATCTAATAAAGATGGGTATTTGGTTGGTTCCCGTGGTTCCGTTGGTTCCAGTTTCGTTGCTACAATGACCGGAATTACTGAGGTTAATCCTTTGCCACCGCATTATCGTTGTCCTAAATGTCAGTATTCTGAATTCTTTACTAAAGGTGAAGTTGGTTCCGGATACGATTTACCAGACAAGAAGTGTCCTAAATGTGGTGCTGATCTGGAAAAAGATGGCCAAGATATTCCGTTTGAAACTTTCCTTGGTTTTAAGGGTGATAAGGTTCCGGATATTGACTTGAACTTCTCTGGTGACTACCAACCGGTAGCTCATAATTATACGAAGGTATTGTTTGGGGAAGATCACGTATTCCGGGCTGGTACGATTGGTACAATTGCCGATCGAACAGCATTTGGTTATGTGAAGAATTATGAAGAGTTGACGGGGCAAAATCTTCGTAATGCCGAAAAAGAACGTTTGGCTGCTGGATCAACAGGTGTTAAACGGACTACTGGACAACATCCGGCTGGTATTATTGTTGTGCCTGATTATATGGATATCTTTGATTTCACGCCGATTCAATATCCGGCTGATGATCAGACCGCACTTTGGAAGACGACTCACTTTGATTTCCATTCAATTCATGATAATATTTTGAAACTTGATATTCTGGGACATGATGATCCCACAATGATTCGTATGCTTCAAGATTTGTCTGGTATTGATCCTAAGACTTTGCCAGTCAAGGATCCTGGAGTTATGGAGTTGTTTAGAAGTACTGATTCACTTGGTGTTAAACCAGAACAGATTTTCTCAAAGACTGGAACACTGGGAGTGCCCGAGTTTGGGACGCGTTTTGTTCGAGGGATGCTTGAGAAAACTCATCCAACGACTTTTGCCGAATTACTACAAATTTCAGGACTATCACATGGGACTGATGTGTGGTTAGGTAATGCGGAAGAGTTGATTGATAAGGGTATTGTTACGCTAAAAGATGTTATTGGTTGTCGTGATAATATTATGATGGATTTAATTCACTATGGTATGGATTCACAGATGGCTTTCCAAATTATGGAGCATGTTCGTAAGGGACGTGGTATTCCTGATGATTGGAAACAAGCAATGAAAGATGCCGACGTGCCTGATTGGTATATTGATTCATGTTTGAAGATCAAGTACATGTTCCCTCGGGCCCATGCGACAGCTTACATTATTATGGCGTTAAGAATTGCCTACTTTAAAGTGCATTATCCACTTTATTATTACAGTGCTTACTTTACTGTTCGTGCGGATGATTTTGATTTAGTTGCGATGACAACTGGTAAGGATGCTGTTAAAGCTTCCATGAAAGCCATCAATGATAAAGGGATGGATGCCTCAACCAAAGAAAAGAATTTGCTAACTGTGTTAGAATTAGCTAATGAGTGCTTGGAACGTGGTTTCAAAATTAAGATGGTCGATATTGAAAAGTCAGATGCTTTTGAATTCAAAATTATTGATGATAAGACATTGTTGGCACCTTTCAATGCTATTCCTGGTTTGGGTGACAACGTTGCTAAGCAAATCATTGCTGCTCGTGAAGAACAACCATTCTTATCTAAACAAGATTTAGGTACTCGTGGTAAGGTTTCAAAGACTGTTATCGAATATATGACGGAAAATCATGTTTTAGATGGCATGCCAGACGAAAATCAGTTATCATTATTCTAG
- a CDS encoding L7Ae/L30e/S12e/Gadd45 family ribosomal protein, protein MKSFLNFLGIAVRARKVISGTELTINGIRSGEVKLVIMAEDCSPRTKKDLHNKASYYNVPVVDTISSSDLKMAIGRDRKVMGITDLGFAKRLKEFMDN, encoded by the coding sequence ATGAAATCTTTCTTAAATTTTTTAGGCATTGCAGTCAGAGCAAGAAAAGTTATTAGTGGAACTGAACTAACCATCAACGGAATTCGTAGTGGTGAAGTTAAATTGGTAATTATGGCAGAGGATTGTAGTCCACGGACAAAAAAAGATTTGCACAACAAGGCAAGTTATTATAATGTACCTGTGGTAGATACTATAAGTAGTAGTGACTTAAAAATGGCTATTGGAAGAGATAGAAAAGTTATGGGAATAACAGATCTTGGATTTGCTAAAAGGTTAAAAGAATTTATGGACAATTAA
- the rimP gene encoding ribosome maturation factor RimP, whose product MSLDTKVEELKAILQPILEKHDFFLVDLEFVHERGDWYLRVYADKKGGINIDDCALISEEYGEKLDELNPIEPAYYLEVSSPGAERPLKNDESLSNYVDDYVHASLYQKQDGQKAFEGTLSEVTADKITLIVKVKNLKKQVEISRDNIAKIRLAIEF is encoded by the coding sequence ATGTCCTTGGATACAAAAGTTGAAGAATTAAAAGCCATTTTACAGCCAATCTTAGAGAAACATGATTTTTTCCTTGTTGATCTAGAATTCGTCCACGAACGTGGAGACTGGTACTTAAGAGTTTATGCTGATAAAAAAGGTGGCATCAACATTGATGACTGCGCGCTTATTAGTGAAGAATACGGAGAAAAGTTGGATGAACTAAATCCAATTGAACCTGCTTACTACCTAGAAGTTTCATCTCCAGGTGCAGAACGTCCATTAAAAAATGACGAAAGTCTTTCTAACTATGTAGATGATTATGTACACGCTTCTCTTTATCAAAAACAAGATGGTCAAAAAGCTTTTGAAGGAACATTAAGTGAAGTAACAGCTGACAAGATAACTTTGATCGTTAAAGTTAAGAATTTAAAAAAACAAGTAGAAATTAGCCGAGACAATATCGCTAAGATTCGACTTGCAATCGAATTCTAA
- the nusA gene encoding transcription termination factor NusA: MSKEMVEALDALESEKGIKKEYVIESLEAALVAAYKRNYNQAQNVDVEFDAKKGNIHVYAVKEVVEDVVDDRLEVSLEDAQQKSKGYEIGDHIKEEVTPKDFGRIAAQTAKQVIMQRVREAERDIIYNEYSQYEHEIIQGTVERSDSRYVYITYGRIETVMPKADQMPGETYNSRDRIRVYVTKVENATKGPQVFVSRTDPGLVKRLFEQEVPEIYDGTVEIVSIAREAGDRTKIAVKSDNPDVDPVGTCVGPKGARVQAVVDELNGENIDVVPYVDDPVDFIANALNPAEVIAVQFDENDKKQCIVIVPDYHLSLAIGKKGQNARLAAKLTGYKIDIKPESQVEFVDDNDQDVDLADVESGKIDIEKTRENAANADDAKNPAAESNDDDDATDTDTDVDSDTTDSEN, encoded by the coding sequence ATGAGTAAAGAAATGGTTGAGGCCCTTGATGCGCTTGAAAGCGAAAAGGGTATTAAAAAAGAATATGTGATTGAATCACTCGAAGCCGCTTTGGTAGCAGCTTATAAGAGAAATTACAACCAAGCCCAAAACGTTGATGTTGAATTTGACGCTAAAAAGGGTAATATACATGTTTATGCAGTTAAAGAAGTCGTTGAAGATGTTGTTGATGATCGTTTGGAAGTTAGTCTAGAAGATGCTCAACAAAAGAGTAAAGGTTATGAAATCGGCGATCATATCAAAGAAGAAGTTACACCAAAAGACTTCGGACGAATTGCTGCCCAAACTGCTAAGCAAGTTATCATGCAAAGAGTTCGTGAAGCTGAACGTGATATTATTTATAATGAATATAGCCAATATGAACATGAAATAATTCAAGGTACAGTTGAACGTAGTGACAGTAGATATGTTTATATCACTTATGGACGTATCGAAACAGTTATGCCAAAAGCTGACCAAATGCCTGGCGAAACTTACAACTCACGTGACCGTATCCGTGTTTATGTAACAAAGGTTGAGAATGCTACAAAGGGTCCTCAAGTCTTTGTTTCTAGAACTGATCCAGGTTTGGTAAAACGTTTGTTTGAACAAGAAGTTCCAGAAATTTACGATGGAACTGTTGAAATTGTTTCAATTGCCCGTGAAGCTGGTGATAGAACAAAGATTGCTGTTAAGTCAGACAATCCAGACGTTGACCCAGTTGGTACTTGTGTTGGACCAAAGGGTGCCCGTGTTCAAGCAGTTGTGGATGAATTAAATGGTGAAAACATTGATGTTGTACCTTATGTTGATGACCCAGTTGATTTCATCGCTAATGCTTTGAATCCTGCTGAAGTTATTGCGGTTCAATTTGATGAAAATGATAAGAAACAATGTATCGTTATCGTTCCTGATTATCACTTGTCACTAGCAATTGGTAAGAAGGGTCAAAATGCACGTTTGGCCGCTAAATTAACTGGTTATAAGATTGATATTAAGCCTGAATCACAAGTTGAATTTGTCGATGACAATGACCAAGATGTTGACTTAGCCGATGTTGAGAGTGGTAAGATCGATATTGAAAAGACACGTGAAAATGCGGCTAATGCTGATGATGCAAAGAATCCAGCTGCTGAGTCGAATGATGACGATGATGCAACCGATACAGACACAGATGTAGACAGTGATACAACTGATTCAGAAAATTAA
- the truB gene encoding tRNA pseudouridine(55) synthase TruB, which yields MDGVIPLNKEIGQTSSDYVYKLRKILHTRKIGHTGTLDPLVNGVLPICVGQATKLVNTLTGSPKEYEGEITLGKSTTTEDREGETVKEQKLTKPFTIDELNPIFEKMTGDLTQIPPMFSAVRVNGKKLYEYARAGIEVERPERHIHIYDFHIMGEPVFDETTGYQTIKFHVRCSKGTYVRTLAVEFGHLLDMPAYMSQLTRVKSAGFPIAETFTIGQIETMMDNNDYSFLRSIDDVLTDVPSHELTDEEWEVRVLHGGFLELTDEDKTKQLRVQRDGITKALYKYDKVRDMWIPDLMLLNNK from the coding sequence ATGGACGGAGTAATTCCATTAAATAAAGAAATCGGGCAAACTAGTTCCGATTATGTTTATAAACTAAGAAAAATATTACATACGAGGAAAATTGGTCATACAGGGACACTAGATCCATTGGTCAACGGTGTTCTACCAATTTGTGTGGGACAGGCTACTAAGCTCGTAAACACACTGACAGGCTCTCCTAAGGAGTATGAAGGGGAGATAACTTTAGGCAAGTCAACAACAACTGAAGATCGTGAAGGTGAAACGGTTAAAGAACAAAAATTAACGAAGCCTTTTACTATTGACGAATTGAATCCAATTTTTGAAAAAATGACCGGTGATTTGACACAAATTCCACCAATGTTTTCGGCTGTACGTGTCAATGGGAAAAAGCTTTATGAATATGCCCGAGCAGGAATAGAAGTTGAGCGTCCAGAACGCCATATTCATATTTATGATTTTCATATTATGGGTGAGCCTGTTTTTGATGAAACTACTGGCTATCAGACAATTAAGTTCCACGTTAGATGTTCTAAAGGAACTTATGTGAGAACTTTAGCGGTTGAGTTTGGTCATCTACTTGATATGCCTGCCTATATGTCGCAGTTGACTCGTGTCAAAAGTGCTGGTTTTCCTATTGCGGAGACTTTTACAATTGGCCAAATTGAAACCATGATGGACAATAACGACTATAGTTTTTTAAGATCAATTGATGATGTTTTGACAGATGTTCCTAGCCATGAATTGACCGATGAAGAGTGGGAAGTTCGTGTGTTGCATGGTGGATTTTTGGAATTAACGGATGAAGATAAAACTAAACAGTTGCGTGTACAAAGAGATGGAATTACGAAAGCCCTTTACAAGTATGATAAAGTAAGAGATATGTGGATTCCTGATTTAATGTTATTAAATAATAAATAA